In a genomic window of Sporosarcina trichiuri:
- a CDS encoding FAD-dependent oxidoreductase translates to MSHIQGTQHSFWKTTGGGVSYPKLAEDIEVDTAVIGGGISGVLAAYCLAKAGQSVALVEAREFGAGSTGGTTAKLSAQHQLIYHEMIGRDGADTAKQYYEANEDGLGFIRSVVKEHSIDCDFSDMDSYVFSQDGSHSDSLRNEADAYRQIGADGGLTDSIPLDFNVASALVLRDQAEFHPVRFLHGVLKEIHKLGGRIYQHTRYMDKAYHSDYLTLTTDTPYTITCKQAVLATLFPVEDPHSFYSNTLKPMTSHLTAFKSDKAFDKGMYISDDDPKRTFRGAHDGDQPILIVGGDTHPTGNDTSTIDHYESIREFAKAEFGLTGMLAYWSEHDLMTPDRRPFIGPIEEGDDKMYVMTGYSKWGLAISGTAAQLITDLITGQQNKYKELLSPQRSMPDDESRKQDEPSLSDMADRLHNGQAEKFEQDGEPAGMYKDHNGKIHYVDLSCTHLGCEVSWNDGDETWDCPCHGSVFRGSGEVIAGPAKKPLKGINPF, encoded by the coding sequence ATGAGTCACATCCAAGGTACCCAGCATTCATTCTGGAAGACGACAGGAGGCGGTGTCAGTTACCCGAAACTGGCAGAGGATATCGAAGTGGATACAGCTGTCATCGGCGGCGGGATCTCCGGAGTCCTCGCTGCCTACTGTCTCGCCAAAGCGGGACAATCGGTGGCGCTTGTGGAAGCGCGTGAATTCGGAGCAGGCAGCACAGGCGGCACGACTGCCAAACTGTCCGCCCAGCATCAGCTGATCTATCACGAAATGATCGGACGCGACGGAGCGGATACTGCAAAACAATACTATGAAGCAAACGAAGACGGACTCGGCTTCATCCGATCCGTCGTCAAAGAACATTCGATCGACTGCGATTTCTCGGATATGGATTCCTATGTCTTTTCGCAGGACGGCAGCCATTCCGACAGCTTGCGGAACGAAGCGGACGCCTACAGACAGATCGGGGCGGACGGCGGACTTACCGATTCGATCCCTCTCGATTTCAACGTCGCCTCGGCACTCGTCCTGCGGGATCAGGCGGAATTCCATCCGGTCAGATTCCTGCACGGTGTCCTGAAAGAGATCCATAAGTTGGGCGGCAGGATCTATCAGCATACCCGCTATATGGACAAGGCGTATCATAGCGATTATCTGACGCTGACAACTGATACACCGTATACGATCACATGCAAACAGGCGGTTCTCGCCACCTTGTTCCCTGTCGAAGATCCGCACTCGTTCTATTCCAACACCCTGAAACCGATGACATCCCATCTGACCGCTTTCAAAAGCGATAAAGCCTTCGACAAAGGGATGTACATCAGCGACGATGATCCGAAGCGGACGTTCCGCGGCGCGCATGACGGAGACCAGCCGATCCTCATCGTCGGCGGTGACACGCATCCGACCGGCAATGATACGTCCACCATCGATCATTACGAATCGATCCGGGAATTCGCGAAAGCCGAATTCGGTCTCACCGGGATGCTCGCCTACTGGTCGGAGCACGACCTGATGACCCCCGACCGCCGTCCCTTCATCGGACCGATCGAAGAGGGCGATGACAAAATGTATGTCATGACAGGCTACAGCAAATGGGGGCTGGCCATTTCAGGCACCGCTGCACAGCTCATCACGGATCTGATCACCGGTCAGCAAAACAAATACAAAGAGCTGCTGAGCCCGCAGCGCAGCATGCCGGATGATGAAAGCCGAAAGCAAGACGAACCGTCCCTTTCGGACATGGCGGACCGTCTGCATAACGGACAAGCGGAGAAGTTCGAACAGGATGGCGAGCCGGCAGGCATGTACAAAGACCATAACGGCAAGATCCATTACGTCGACTTATCCTGTACGCACCTCGGTTGTGAAGTCTCCTGGAATGACGGGGATGAAACTTGGGACTGCCCATGCCACGGCTCGGTCTTCAGAGGATCCGGTGAAGTCATTGCAGGCCCTGCAAAAAAACCGCTGAAAGGCATCAACCCGTTCTGA
- a CDS encoding GNAT family N-acetyltransferase, whose amino-acid sequence MQIRPIEQKDNAEMERIIKQSLEAVGLDIPGTAYTDPQLGDLYGHYAGIPDAAYWVAVDAEDRVLGGIGIGPFDETQGICELQKLYVAPRAQGRGLSKELMAEALDFARRHYASCYLETSTKLATANRLYGKLGFQELDRPLDGSEHGAMDAWYMKDLES is encoded by the coding sequence ATGCAGATACGTCCAATCGAACAGAAAGACAATGCGGAGATGGAGCGGATCATTAAGCAATCGCTTGAGGCGGTCGGTCTCGACATACCGGGAACGGCCTATACAGACCCGCAGCTCGGCGATCTGTATGGCCATTACGCTGGGATCCCGGACGCTGCCTATTGGGTGGCTGTGGATGCGGAAGACCGTGTACTCGGCGGCATCGGCATCGGACCGTTTGATGAGACTCAGGGGATCTGCGAACTGCAGAAGCTGTACGTCGCACCAAGAGCACAGGGGCGCGGTCTGTCAAAGGAGCTGATGGCGGAGGCACTCGACTTCGCCAGACGGCATTATGCGTCATGCTATTTGGAGACATCCACGAAACTTGCGACCGCAAACCGGCTGTATGGCAAGCTCGGATTCCAGGAATTGGACCGCCCGCTCGACGGATCGGAGCACGGGGCGATGGATGCGTGGTATATGAAAGATTTGGAGTCCTGA